AATTGTTCTCGGAAAACTTCCCAAAACTCGCCCAGGTGGCTGATAAGTTCACGGTCATCCGCTCCATGAGCCACGGCGAAGCGGCGCATGAGCGCGGCACGCACAACATGTTCACGGGGTATCGACCCAGTCCCGCCGTGACATATCCCAGTCTTGGCAGTATTGTCAGCCATGAGCTGGGGCCACGGGAATCGCTGCCTCCCTATGTGTGCATTCCCAATGAACCTAACCCCTATGCCGGGCCGGGTTATCTCAGTTCGGCGTATGGTCCGTTTTCACTGGGGGCCGATCCGGCGGGAAGAGGTTTTCGGGTTCGCGACCTGAGTCTTCCCCCAGGAGTGGACGAGCAGCGATTTGCACGGCGTCGTACCCTCTTGGAAGCGGTCAACGCCCACTTTGCCTCGCTGGAAAAGGCGGACGCCATTCAGGCGATGGACTCATTTTACTACCGGGCATATGAAATGCTCAGTTCTGCGAAGGCCCGGGAGGCGTTTAATCTGGATGCGGAGTCCCCCCAAATCCGCGAACGGTACGGTTATACCCAGGCTGGGCAGCGGTTTCTGCTGGCACGGCGCTTGATCGCCGCCGGTGTCCGCGTTGTCACAGTCACCTACGGCGGATGGGATTTCCACGAGCAGATCGTGCCGGGCACGAAGCGGCTCGCTCCCGCTCTCGATCAGGCCCTGGCGGCTTTGTTCTCGGACCTTGACGCCTCAGGGCTTCTGGATGAAACCATCGTGATGGTTTCCACAGAATTTGGACGAACTCCCAAAGTCAATGGAACGGCAGGGCGCGATCACTGGCCCAAGGTCTTCAGCATTCTCCTTGCCGGAGGCGGCGTGACCCGCGGCCAGATTTTTGGTAGCTCGGATGCCACGGCGTCCGAACCGGCCAGCGAGCCCATCGGGCCGGAGGACCTTTTTGCCACGATTTACCATCTGCTGGGGGTGGACTACGAGAAGCGCTTGATCGGCCCGGGCAATCGGCCGCTCAACATCGTCCGCGATGGCCGGGTTCGCCGGGGCCTGATTGCCTGATGACCCTGCCCTCCAACGCTCGCGTTGCTGTCTACGAGTTGGGATTACCTCGCCATGAAGCGGAACAATCGCTCATTTGCCTGGGAAAAAACTCTTGCGGGGTCTCGCCCGATCCCGAACGTCCCCCGACGGAGACACGGGAGTTGTCTTGTTAGGAGTAAGAATGGCCCGGGGCCGATCGTGCGTCTGTTCGGGTTTGCCTGGCTGGGAGTTGTGCTGAGCGTGATTTTCTCCGGAGTTGCGTGGGCGGCCGACCCGGTGATCACGCGTGTGAGTCCAATCAGCGCCCAGCAGGGGACGGAGATTGAGTTGACGATTACAGGCTCCCGTCTGGCTGATGCGGCGGAGCTTCTCTTCACGGGTCCTGGCTTGTCGGTGCGGGAAATCACGACAAAGGCGGGCGACCGCCTGGTGGCGAAGGTGGCCGTTGCTCCCGATTGCCCGGTTGGAGAGCACGGCCTCCGCGTGCGTACAGCCACCGGAATTTCAAACCTCATCACTTTCCACGTGGGACTGCTTCCGGAAATCGATGAGCAAGAGCCCAACAACGATTTCCACAATCCCCAGGTTATCCCCCTGAATACAACCGTCCGAGGAGTTGTTGAGAACGAGGATGTGGATTACTTTGCCGTAGAACTCAAGGCCGGGCAGCGACTATCGGTGGAAGTTGAGGGAATGCGACTGGGAAAATCCTTCTTTGATCCCGCGGTGGCCATCCTGGATTCTAAGCGTTTTGTGCTGGCTACTGCGGATGATACGGCTTTCGGTGGTCAGGACGCCGTTTGTGCGGCCGTCGCGCCGGCGGATGGTCGGTACATCGTGCAGGTTCGGGAAAGTGCCTTTGGCGGATCCGGAGATTCTTTCTACCGGCTCCACGTGGGCACGTTTCCACGACCTCTGGCGGCATTTCCACTGGGCGGTGCGGCTGGTCAAACTCTAAAAGTGCGCTGGGTCGGTGACCCGCTCGGTCCTTGGGAGGAGGATCTGACGCTTCCCACCCAGCCTGCAGACCGGTGGCCGATATTGGCCCACCGGGATGGTCAGGCAGCCCCAACACCCAACTGGATGAGGGTGAGTGCGAGCGGTCCCGAAACCGCGGAAGTTGAGCCCAACGACGTTCCGGCACAGGCCACGCCAGCGACTGCGCCAGGGGCGTGCAACGGCGTGCTGGAACGGCCGGATGATCGGGACTTCTTTCGTTTCTCGGCCAAAAAAGGCCAGGCTTATGAGATCCGCCTCCTCGCCCGGCAGTTGCGGACCCCTGTGGACAGCGTCTTGACCGTACATGCGGCGGACGGTCGGCAGCTGGCGGCCAATGATGATGCAGGTAGTCCGGACAGCATCATCCGGTGGACGGCTCCCGACGATGGTGAGTATCTGGTTGGGGTCCGTGATCACCTTAAAGCCGGCGGACCCGAGTATGTTTATCGCCTCGAGGTCACACCCGTTCAACCGAAGTTGCGGCTGAGTCTGCCCGAGCGGCAACAATTCCGTGACATCGTGGCAGCGGTCCCGCGAGGGAATCGCTACGCTTTCCTGGTCTCGGTCGCGCGCGAGGATTTTGACGGCCCAGTGGACCTGCGCTTTGAAGACCTGCCTCCAGGGATCAGTGTGGAAACATTTCCCATTCCGCCAGGTCAGTCAGTCGTGCCCGTCATCCTCACTGCCGCGGCCGAAGCCCCGCTGGAAGGACGGTGGGTCAGTGTCAGAGGTGTTTCCAAGATCGGTGAGCAGGAGATTGTGGGAGAACTGCTGCAGCGGACTTCTCTTGTTCGCGGCCAGAACAATCGCGAGTACTGGAACTTTTATTCACACCGCCTGGCAACGGCGGTGACCGAAGCCGTGCCGTTCCGGGTGACGATTCAACAGCCCAAGGTACCGCTCGTTCAGGGGGGAACGATGGAACTCGTCATCAAAGCGGAACGGGATGCGGGATTCGACGGACCGATCACCGTGGCGATGCTGAACTTATCGCCGGGTGTGTCCGCGCCCACCTCGGTGACGATTGCGCAGGGAGCCCAGGAGGTCCGGATGCCGCTCACCGCCAATGGGCAGGCAGCCCTGGGGACCTGGAAAATCGTAGCCCTTGCGTCCGCCGATCTTGGCGGGACGGTTGAGGTGGCCACGCCTCCCGCCGATCTGACGGTCGCCGCGCCATTTGTGGCGATGACCTTCCCGCAGGTTTCCCTGGATCAGGGACAGTCAGGAAACTGGCAGGCGCAGGTCGAGGTTCGCACCAAGTTTAACGGGAACGCTCAGGTGGAGCTGCTCGGACTTCCTTCCGGCATAAGCTCGGAGCCGCAGACGATCACAGCCGACACCCAGCAGTGCACGTTCCCCCTGCGAACAGAACCTACTGCCCCGGTGGGACTTCACAAATCGCTCGTGGTGAAGGTGACGATCATCCAGGACGGCGAGCCCATCGTCCACCTGTTGTCGGCCGGGGAACTGCGGATCCAGAAACCGCGGCCAGCCCAGGTGGCGCAGGCCGCTCCACCTCCCCCGCCTCCCCAACCGACGGAAAGACCGCTCAGCCGACTGGAGCAACTCCGGCAGCAGCGTCAGAATCAAACGGCCACGCCGTAAACCTTCCTATTTCAGGAGGGCCTTCAAGCCATGAATCGAGTACGGTTGCCTTTTTTCAGGTTTCCTCAGCGTGCGAACCCGTTGACTGGGTTGGCCACTCTTGCTGGTTTGATTGCGTTCTGGGGCGCGATCGCGGTCAGCCGTGCGGCGGACGTCGTCCGCCTGGAGATCTATCCGTCTGACACCCTGCGGCTGGAAACGAAGGACGATCGGCAGTCGTTTGTGGTGGTGGCTGTGACGGCCGACGGTGTTACTCAGGATGTGACAACGCAGGCCAATCTTCGTCTGGAGAACCCAGCCCTCGCCCGCCTGGAAAACGCCACTCTTTATCCACAGGCCAACGGCGAAACACGGTTGGTCGCGGAGTATGCCGGGCAGAGTGCGGGCGTACCCGTGGTGGTCAAAGATGTGGAAAAGGAACGTCCCCTCAGTTTTCGATTGGACGTCATGCCCGTGTTCATGCGAGCGGGTTGCAACACGGGCACCTGTCACGGGGCTGCTCGCGGGAAAGACGGTTTCCGACTGTCGCTCTTTGGGTTTGATCCCGAGGGCGATTATGAACGGCTCATCCACGAAGTGCCGTTCCGCCGGGTCAATCTCGCCGTTCCCGAGGACAGTCTCATCCTGCAAAAAGCCATCGGAGCTGTCCCGCATACGGGCGGCAAACGCTTTGAAAAGGAGAGCGAATTGTACCGCACTCTCTACCGCTGGTTGGAACTCGGGGCCCCGCGTGACAGTGGAGACGTGCCCAGCGTGGAGAAAGTCGAGGTTTTTCCGCCGCAAAGTGTGCTGCAAGGAGAGAACGCGACCCAGCGGCTGGTGGTGCGGGCCCACTACTCGGACGGCACGGATCGAGATGTCACCCACCTGGCCGTTTTCCTCAGCAATAACGACTATGCGGCTCCCGTCGACGAAAACGGGTTGGTCAAAGCGGCCCACCGCGGCGAGGCGTTCATCCTGGCACGCTTTGACACAAAAGTGGTGGGAAGTCAGGTCCTTGTGCTGCCTGCCGATGTGCCGATGGTGGCCACCGATGAACCCGCCAACTACATCGACGAACTGGTCAATGAAAAGCTGCGCAAGCTCCGCATCCAGCCGAGTGCTCTGTGCAGCGATGCCGAATTCCTCCGTCGCGTGACGCTGGATATCATCGGCCAGCTTCCCACCGAGGAAGAGTATACGCGGTTCCTTGCGGACACCCAGCCGGACAAGCGGACACGGTTGGTGGACGAACTCCTCCAGCGCAAGGAATTCGCAGAGCTTTGGGCGATGAAATGGGCAGAAGTTCTGATGGTCCGTTCCAATGTGAACGTGAGCTACAAGTCGGCCTATCTCTACTCCCAATGGCTGACGGAAAAGATCGCTTCCGGAGAACCATTTGACGAGATCGTTCGCGAGTTGCTGGCTTCCGAGGGTGGTACATTCACCAATCCTGCCACGAATTTTTATCAAGTGGAAACGGACACTCTTAAAACTGCCGAGAACGTTGCCCAGGTGTTCATGGGTCGTCGAATTCAGTGTGCGCAATGCCACAATCATCCGTTCGACCGCTGGACGATGGACGATTACTACAGTTTTGCCGCATTTTTTGCCCAGATCGGCCGCAAGAATGGAGAAGACGATCGGGAAACAATCGTCTTTAACCGCGGCAGCGGCGAAGTGCGTCATCCGGTGGACAATCGCGTGATGGCCCCCAAGTTCTTGGGTGGCCCGCAACCCCAAATCAACGGTGGGGATCGTCGCAAGGTCCTCGCCGAGTGGCTCACCTCGCCCGACTGCCCGGACTTTGCCTGTAACGTCGCTAATCGAATCTGGGCGCACTTTTTCGGAGTCGGGATCGTTGATCCGGTGGATGATGTCCGCATGAGCAATCCGCCCAGCAATCCGCAACTGTATGAAACGCTTGGAAAAAAGCTCATCGAATACAAATACGACTTTAAACGTCTGGTGCGGGATATCTGCCTGTCCAAAACCTATCAGCGATCGGCGATTCCGAATGAGAGCAATCGCGAGGACACGCGTAACTTCTCCCACGCCAATGTGCGCCGTTTGCAGGCGGAAATCCTGCTGGATTGTATCTGCCAGGTTACGGAGTCGCCGGAAAAGTTCCGCGGGTTGCCCCTCGGTGCTCGGGCGATTCAGATCGCGGATGGAAGCACGACCAATTACTTTCTCACGACCTTCGGCCGGTCACCCCGAGATACAGTCTGTGCGTGTGACGTGCGTACCGATCCAACACTCTCGCAGGCCCTCCATCTAATCACTGGCAATACGATCGAAAGCAAGATCAAACAGGGTGGCCTCATTGACCGGTGGCTGAATGAAAAGGTATCCCCAGAAGACATCGTGAAGCGGCTGTTCATCCGCACAC
This is a stretch of genomic DNA from Thermogutta terrifontis. It encodes these proteins:
- a CDS encoding DUF1501 domain-containing protein, producing the protein MAHTNCRGNTFFQGNRREFLTVGALGFLGLTLGDLLRLEAAKAQEGSASADPTFGKAKGLIHIFLPGGMAQQESFDPKPYAPLEYRGSFGTVKTNTGELFSENFPKLAQVADKFTVIRSMSHGEAAHERGTHNMFTGYRPSPAVTYPSLGSIVSHELGPRESLPPYVCIPNEPNPYAGPGYLSSAYGPFSLGADPAGRGFRVRDLSLPPGVDEQRFARRRTLLEAVNAHFASLEKADAIQAMDSFYYRAYEMLSSAKAREAFNLDAESPQIRERYGYTQAGQRFLLARRLIAAGVRVVTVTYGGWDFHEQIVPGTKRLAPALDQALAALFSDLDASGLLDETIVMVSTEFGRTPKVNGTAGRDHWPKVFSILLAGGGVTRGQIFGSSDATASEPASEPIGPEDLFATIYHLLGVDYEKRLIGPGNRPLNIVRDGRVRRGLIA
- a CDS encoding DUF1549 and DUF1553 domain-containing protein, with the protein product MNRVRLPFFRFPQRANPLTGLATLAGLIAFWGAIAVSRAADVVRLEIYPSDTLRLETKDDRQSFVVVAVTADGVTQDVTTQANLRLENPALARLENATLYPQANGETRLVAEYAGQSAGVPVVVKDVEKERPLSFRLDVMPVFMRAGCNTGTCHGAARGKDGFRLSLFGFDPEGDYERLIHEVPFRRVNLAVPEDSLILQKAIGAVPHTGGKRFEKESELYRTLYRWLELGAPRDSGDVPSVEKVEVFPPQSVLQGENATQRLVVRAHYSDGTDRDVTHLAVFLSNNDYAAPVDENGLVKAAHRGEAFILARFDTKVVGSQVLVLPADVPMVATDEPANYIDELVNEKLRKLRIQPSALCSDAEFLRRVTLDIIGQLPTEEEYTRFLADTQPDKRTRLVDELLQRKEFAELWAMKWAEVLMVRSNVNVSYKSAYLYSQWLTEKIASGEPFDEIVRELLASEGGTFTNPATNFYQVETDTLKTAENVAQVFMGRRIQCAQCHNHPFDRWTMDDYYSFAAFFAQIGRKNGEDDRETIVFNRGSGEVRHPVDNRVMAPKFLGGPQPQINGGDRRKVLAEWLTSPDCPDFACNVANRIWAHFFGVGIVDPVDDVRMSNPPSNPQLYETLGKKLIEYKYDFKRLVRDICLSKTYQRSAIPNESNREDTRNFSHANVRRLQAEILLDCICQVTESPEKFRGLPLGARAIQIADGSTTNYFLTTFGRSPRDTVCACDVRTDPTLSQALHLITGNTIESKIKQGGLIDRWLNEKVSPEDIVKRLFIRTLTREPTEQEMQAVREALKDQADPRPVLHDVFWALLNSREFSFNH
- a CDS encoding PPC domain-containing protein, giving the protein MRLFGFAWLGVVLSVIFSGVAWAADPVITRVSPISAQQGTEIELTITGSRLADAAELLFTGPGLSVREITTKAGDRLVAKVAVAPDCPVGEHGLRVRTATGISNLITFHVGLLPEIDEQEPNNDFHNPQVIPLNTTVRGVVENEDVDYFAVELKAGQRLSVEVEGMRLGKSFFDPAVAILDSKRFVLATADDTAFGGQDAVCAAVAPADGRYIVQVRESAFGGSGDSFYRLHVGTFPRPLAAFPLGGAAGQTLKVRWVGDPLGPWEEDLTLPTQPADRWPILAHRDGQAAPTPNWMRVSASGPETAEVEPNDVPAQATPATAPGACNGVLERPDDRDFFRFSAKKGQAYEIRLLARQLRTPVDSVLTVHAADGRQLAANDDAGSPDSIIRWTAPDDGEYLVGVRDHLKAGGPEYVYRLEVTPVQPKLRLSLPERQQFRDIVAAVPRGNRYAFLVSVAREDFDGPVDLRFEDLPPGISVETFPIPPGQSVVPVILTAAAEAPLEGRWVSVRGVSKIGEQEIVGELLQRTSLVRGQNNREYWNFYSHRLATAVTEAVPFRVTIQQPKVPLVQGGTMELVIKAERDAGFDGPITVAMLNLSPGVSAPTSVTIAQGAQEVRMPLTANGQAALGTWKIVALASADLGGTVEVATPPADLTVAAPFVAMTFPQVSLDQGQSGNWQAQVEVRTKFNGNAQVELLGLPSGISSEPQTITADTQQCTFPLRTEPTAPVGLHKSLVVKVTIIQDGEPIVHLLSAGELRIQKPRPAQVAQAAPPPPPPQPTERPLSRLEQLRQQRQNQTATP